DNA from Krasilnikovia cinnamomea:
GCGTTGCACAACCCGGCACGTACCTTCCCCAGCATTGCAAACAAGTCCGTGCCGGGCGAAGCCGGCCGAGGCCGCCCGCTGCACCGTCTCATGAGCGAGGTCCTCCCGGACAAGAACAACGCGGCGTCACGCAGCATCTGCATCGACGTGTGGGGCGAGGAGTACACGTCGAACGGCACGAAACAGTGTGACGAGTACCCGTTCAAGAGCACCTACGAAGGGTCAGCCGTGTCGACCGGCGCCACGGAACAGAACCCCAACGGCGGCAACCCCTGGCGCTGGCAGGGTTCCGCACGACCCATCGGTAAGGACGCCAACGAGAAGGGCGGAGGCCACCTCGGCCTCTTCTACGGGCAGAACCGCATCCTCGACGAGAACATGGGCACCGACAGGCAAGGAACACCGAGCGACCCGTACTACGTACGGATCATTTCGTGACGTAACGCGCACGGAGTACACTCTCGGCCGCGGCCGGCCACCGCTCGGTGACCGGCCGCGGCGGACCGTCCTCTGCGGAGGTTAACTGTGGCGACCCTGCTCAGCAGCCATGATCTGGTCCTGCGCCCGGACCATCTGATCCTGCAACTCCGTGACGTCGACTGCGACGCCGGCACCGGCGCCGAGCAGGCCATCAACCAAACCCACACCAGTGTCGTCGCGAGTTCCGGCTACACGGTGTACGTCGAGGCGGTGCAGAACCTCATCGCCGTGCGCGTCGACGTCGAGGTGTGGGACAGCGAACCCGACAGCAGCCCCACCACCGTGGACTGGACCGGCCCGACCCTGGTCGACCTGGACTGCCCGACCGGCCACCTCCAAGTGGGCGACGACATGGGCCACGCCATCTCGGAGATCCTCCCACCGCAGGGGCCCGGCCGCTACCACGTCGCGTTCTACCACCACGGCCGGGACGAGGCGCTCCAACTGGAGCAGCAACTCACCAGCGTGCTCGCGGCGCCGGACGGCGGGCAACGCCTCGACGACATACGGCCCGACCTGGAAGGCCGTGAGCGGTACCTGTTCCGGGTGTGGTGGCAGGCACCGCTACCGGAGGACGATGAGGACGATGCGGACCACGACCCGTCTGATTTCCGAGGCGGGCCGCAATGAGCGAGACACCACTACCACCGGCGGTGCGCGGGGGCGCAGCAGCCCGGAACAGACGGGTGCGTGTGGCACTGCCGATCGGCGCCGCGATCGCGGTCGTCGCGGCGCTGCTCGCCGCGTGGGCGTTCACCCGGCCCGCCTCGGTTGGCGGTCCTGCGTGGCCGACCGCCCCGGCCGGCGGCCCGTTCCTGCCCTGGCCCGCCACCGGTAACGCCACCGCGGACCGCGGCCTGGTGCAACGCGCCATCCATGCCTGGGACACCGGGGGGCAACCCGCGATCTCCGGAGCCCACACGGACGTGTATCCGCTGCTCATCCACACCGGCACGCCCGCCGGTCCCGTCGTGATCCTCCAGGGCAACGACCAGAGCGGAACGGCACGCATCGCGATCATCACCGGCACCACCGCGAAGAAGGTCGACGGACCGTTATACGTACGCGCGGACCGTCGTTCACCGCCACCCGGCGAGACCCGGCAAGTCAGCATGATTACCGCACGGCTCACCGACCAGGTCGGCCAGGCACCCCCGCCGGGCAGCCCCGCCCTCGCCGTGGTCCTCGCCGATCCCGACACCACACGACTGCGACTCACCTCCACCGTGGCGGCCATCGACGACGGACACGGCACGGTCCGCGGGCGGCTGGCCATCCTCACGATGCACCACCGCGCCAGCGCCTTCACCACCACCATCAGCGGCAACGGCCGGGAACCGGCCTGGACCAGCTACGCCGACGACACCACGATCGGTGAATTCCAAGCCCATCCGCTTACCACCGTCGGCCAGCCCGACGCTGGTCACCTTGCCGTCCGCTTCCCGGACACCTACGCCGGGACCACCACACAACCGCTTGTGGTCAGCCGCCGAGGCGTCCTCGGGCAGATCACCAAAGACCCGGCGAGCGCCGACGGGGCTGTCACCGTCGAACTCGTCACCCACCCCGGCTTCACCCTCGCCGTCCGGACCCCCACCGACGACATCCAACTGGCGCGCACCACCCTCACCGGGATGCAACTCGTCGACGGACGCGACAAGGTACGGCCCGGCGAACCCGTGTACGCCATCCAGGCCACCGACGACTCCGGGAACAACGCGATCTACCTGCCGCTCGCGGTCGCTACCTCCAGCGCACCGTCCTCACCACCGAACCCCGCCACCCTGCAATGGAGCGCATCCACCACACCGCTCCAGCCGATCGCGGACCTCGATAACACCACCACTCAGCTTTACGTCGTCGCCCCCACCAGCCACCCGAACGGAACCTGACCATCCGCGCCCGCCGCGACCAGGGTGGGCCAGTCCGGGCCCGGCGCGGGCACCAGGGCGAGCCGCTCGCTGGCGATGCCGTAGTCCGTGGTCGCCGCGAGGACCCCGAAGTTCGGCATCCCGGCACCGCGGCCCACGACCCGGCCGCGACCACCGGGGCTATCAACGCTATGAGCAGCGACGTGCCGCCGGTCGCGGTGATGACGCTGCCCCGACGCAGCCCACCGACGGGGAACAGGCCGGCGAGTTCCGGCAGTACCGGCAACGTCCGGGACGCGTTCGGGCCGGTCAGCGCGACGTCGTGGCCCGACGGATGGATTTAAGGCGTGCTCTACATCGACGACACCAGAAATACTGATACCGGGCGACGACCATGGCTTGCGGCGCGGCCACCACCTGGCCCTTCGGGGGTATCGGTGTGATCATGGCGGTGCTGTACTCCTGGGGTGACGTTCGCCGACAGCCCCCGCCAGAAGCCGATTTTCCTGGCCATCGGCTACGCCCTGATGGCCGCATGTCTGGCCGCGCTGGTCATCGCCAACCTCGCTGTAACCGCCGACGGGCCTACCCGCGTTCTGCTCAACGCCGTCGCGCTGCTGCCCCTGGCGACCTTGTCTGGCGCCGCCTCCCTGTGGAGCGGCAGACGGGCTCGCCGCGACTTAGCCCTCGATGGACGTCGCCGCCGTGTGGCCCTCCTGGCGATTGCAGGACTGACGATTATCGCCGTTATTTCTGGGTTAGCCGGTTACCTGATGTCGTAGGCCGTTCTGTGCGGCTGCGGTGGCCGGCCTCGCCGTGCGACTCCCGCTAAGATCGCCAACAGCGCCGGGCAAAGGCGGATGGGAAAGTCCGTTACCAGCACCCATGCTGACGCCCGCGAGGGATGAGCCGGTTCGAGTCCGGTAGCCCGGCGCCCGACCAGCCGCCTGAGCTGCCTCTGCGGCTGTGAAACTGGCTCCCTCGAGGACTCAGAGATAGTTGCGACACCGTTCCTCGTGGCCGCTGGCTATGACCGGAACAGCCCTTGCAGCACCTGTCGCAGCACGGGAACCATGTCGCGCGGGTGTACGCCGATCGGCATATCGCGCTGAGCCCGCAGGGTCGCCGAGTGGATCTTCTCCACCGTCACGCCGTCAGGAAGTCGCTGAAGCCAGCGGAAGCCTGTGGGGCGATCAGCAGGCAAGCCCATGTCATGCAGGAACACATTCTGGTCTTCCTCGAACTCCTTCTGCTCGTCGTCAGTGGTCGGACGCGTGTAGCTCCGCACGCCAGTAATGGTCTCCTCGGTCACCTCCCACCGATGCATCCTGTGGTCGGGGAAGCGAGCCAGAGTCGCGGGGTCAGCCAGCCAGCCGATCATCAGATCCCATCCCGAATCGCCGCACTCCCAGAACTCGCCTGCTGACGTTCTGAAGGTGGTCCGGTCTGCTAGATCCACGGGCGGCGGCTCGGGCAACAGGGCCACGGCCGTCCAGGAGGCAACCTCCGGGGCGTCGCTCATACTCTGGAGGCTAGGCATGGGCGCCGCCAGTGGTCGCGACACAGCGAACGCCGACGTGATGAGTAGTAGTCGGGGCGAGCTTCCTGACCGGGGGCGTCTCGGTGTGCTTCCGTCTCCCTCGACGACTCCAGAGATAAGGACACCGCAGGGCCTCGCCCTGGTCCCGCCGCCCCGAGCGCAGGGAGTTGGTGACGGGTCATTGTTGGTGGCCGGAGAAGACACCATCGTGGGCGTGAGCAAGGACCGCGAGCCGCGCCTCGTTATCCCGGTGCGCGGGGTCCGGTTCGAGGCTGGGAAACGCCGCCAGCACCTCCCACCCAAGATCACGCCGGTACGGCTCGATGTCACGACGCTGGTCGAAATCCCGTGCGCGTATCAGCACCTCAGTGCTGCCCCAACCGTACGCCGTCTCCTTGCACGCAAGGGCGGCCGCCTCGGTGGGGACATACAGGCTGTAGTGCGTCTCACGGGGCATCGGTTCGGGTAGTTCCTCACCCGCGCCCATGGCGTAGTGCAGCCGCTGGGCAACATCGGCCAACACCGCGACCAGCTCCCCTGTACTTGCGCCGACGGCTAGGACGCCACGCTCCTCCAGGTGCTGGCCGAGCTCGTCCGGAAGCGGAGCTGGCAACTCCTCCTGCCTCAGCCAGTTCTCAACGGTCACGACCAGCCCAAACAGAGTTATTAGATCTTGCTGGGGCAAGGGCCGCGTTGACTCGATCATGAAAGAAGCGTAGGTGTCCGCGGTCGGAGAGGTCGGTGCATCGTCCCCATCGGTGCACCCTGGGCTGCCCGTTGTGGTGTGAGTCTTGCTCCCTGCGGAACCTGTCAAGTCAACTGAGACAGTTTCTTGATCTTCTTTAGCTTTGTGCTGTTGGAAGGGTGGTCACAGCCGCGACGGCGACTTGTCCGAGGTCGCTGTTGTCGGGTTTGTTGATCCATGCCCGGTGAGCGAGGCGGGGTGGCTGCGGACGGCGGCGCCCGAACCGTTCGGGGTGCGCGGCCCAGGCGGCGTCGAGGGTCCGTTGCCGCTGTTCACGGATCTGTCCGGCGGTGCCGTGATGGACCGAGGCCGGAGTATGCAGGCCGATCCCGGAGTGCCGGTGCTCGTGGTTGTAGTACGTGTAGAACGCCTCGCAGTGCTGCCGGGCGTGCTGGATCGACCCGAACCGGTCCGGGAAGCTCGGGTCGTACTTCAACGTCTTGAAGCTCGCCTCGATGTAGGGATTGTCGTTCGAGGTTTTCGGCCGGCTGTGACTACGGCCGATCTTCAGATCGGTCAGCAGCTGGGTGACGGTCTTGCTGGTCATCGCCGCGCCGCGGTCGGCATGCACGGTCAACTGATCGGGATCGACGCGTTCACGGGCGGCGGCGTCGGCGATCAGCGCTTCGGCGAGCTGCCCGTCCTCGTGCGCGGCGACCAGGTGCCCGACGACGTACCTCGACCAGATGTCGATCACCGTGTAGAGGTGGAACCAGACGCCCTTGACCGGCCCGCGCAGCTTCGTGATGTCCCAGGACCAGACCTGGTTCGCCGCGTCGGCCACGAGTTCGGGCTTGGTCCGGGCCGGATGCGTGGCCTGGCTGCGGCGTTCACCGTTTTGACCGGCGGCCCGCAGAATCCGGTACATCGTGGACTCCGAGCACCACCAGCGGCCCTCGTCGAGCTCGCGGGCCCATACCTGCGCCGGCGCCAGGTCGGCGTACTCGGGCCGGTTCAGCAACTGCAGGACCTGCTCACGTTCGGCCTGCGACAGCGCCGAGGGCGGCGGCTCACGCGGAGTCCGCGGCTTCGGCGGCGCGGGCGGGTTGCGGTGCCGGTAGAGCGTCGCGCGGGATACGCCGGTCAGTCGGCACGCCCCGGCGATGCCCCACGCCGGGGTCAGCGCCTGGAGCGCCTCGGTGAGGACGGGTTCGACATCGGCGCGGCATCCGCGCTCTCGGAGAGCAGTTCCAAGAGCGCGTGCGCTTTTCCCATGATCGCCAGCGCGGTCTCGGTCTTGGCCAGCTTGGCCTGCAAGCGGGCGTTCTCCCGCTGCAGGCGGGCAAGTTCAGCGTTTTCGGCCTTCTTCGCTGCCCGCGCGGCCGCTTGACGGCGGTCGGTCAGGCCGGCCGCGGCTCCGGCGTCTCGGGCCTTGCGCCAGTCGAGAATGTGTGACCCATACAGTCGTTCCCGGCGCAGGATCGCCCCGCGAGCCGCCGCATCCGGCGCCGACTCGTACTCGTCCAGGATCCGCGCCTTGAACTCCGCGGTGAATGTCCGCCGCTGGGGCCGGGCGTCCAGATCCGGGCTCTCATGGGGCTTCGAAGTCATGCTGGTGTGTTCTCCTCAGGGCCGTCCAGGAAGAG
Protein-coding regions in this window:
- a CDS encoding DUF5956 family protein, which gives rise to MSDAPEVASWTAVALLPEPPPVDLADRTTFRTSAGEFWECGDSGWDLMIGWLADPATLARFPDHRMHRWEVTEETITGVRSYTRPTTDDEQKEFEEDQNVFLHDMGLPADRPTGFRWLQRLPDGVTVEKIHSATLRAQRDMPIGVHPRDMVPVLRQVLQGLFRS
- a CDS encoding IS3 family transposase; the protein is MTPAWGIAGACRLTGVSRATLYRHRNPPAPPKPRTPREPPPSALSQAEREQVLQLLNRPEYADLAPAQVWARELDEGRWWCSESTMYRILRAAGQNGERRSQATHPARTKPELVADAANQVWSWDITKLRGPVKGVWFHLYTVIDIWSRYVVGHLVAAHEDGQLAEALIADAAARERVDPDQLTVHADRGAAMTSKTVTQLLTDLKIGRSHSRPKTSNDNPYIEASFKTLKYDPSFPDRFGSIQHARQHCEAFYTYYNHEHRHSGIGLHTPASVHHGTAGQIREQRQRTLDAAWAAHPERFGRRRPQPPRLAHRAWINKPDNSDLGQVAVAAVTTLPTAQS
- a CDS encoding transposase, whose translation is MTSKPHESPDLDARPQRRTFTAEFKARILDEYESAPDAAARGAILRRERLYGSHILDWRKARDAGAAAGLTDRRQAAARAAKKAENAELARLQRENARLQAKLAKTETALAIMGKAHALLELLSESADAAPMSNPSSPRRSRR